The proteins below are encoded in one region of Triticum aestivum cultivar Chinese Spring chromosome 1B, IWGSC CS RefSeq v2.1, whole genome shotgun sequence:
- the LOC123082179 gene encoding uncharacterized protein: protein MRGQQALYKLPLCSCTRGRTPCNTSHQITKLLHHREAGSLPLLKGSELGVYDLAVARLCPPIRTPNLYYHICSHDNGRLCISSPTLRSIVFYAPHAEGVLTFQELVIEDVPCLERLLLIYPDSSPTTIQVIRDPKLEILGSLSEQISTLHLGKPLLQKMIAVSLTTKMHSMKILVLDSMGPNLGVLVDFLKCFPCLEKLYVILNRHKDVNYVWKHGPLDPVRCLELHLKKVVLKNYNGDRRAFTNLAKFFILNAKVLKEMEIGFFQIGNEEWVCCQHRQLQVENRASQGARIELKDDMDLKFTDRVHTHNFSIADPFDRSLCGCSKCVREPF from the exons ATGAGGGGCCAGCAGGCTCTATATAAGCTGCCCCTCTGCTCCTGCACAAGgggtcgcaccccttgtaacacatcACACCAGATAACAAAACTCTTGCACCACCGAGAGGCAGGGTCTTTACCTCTTCTGAAAGGGTCTGAACTCGGAGTGTACGACCTCGCCGTAGCTAGGCTCTGCCCTCCTATACGTACTCCTAACCTCTACTATCATATCTGTTCCCACGACAATGGTCGCCTTTGCATCAGCTCGCCAACGCTCAGGAGCATCGTCTTCTATGCTCCTCATGCCGAAGGTGTCCTCACCTTCCAGGAGCTGGTCATTGAGGACGTCCCTTGCCTTGAGAGGTTGCTACTGATTTATCCAGACTCTAGTCCGACGACCATACAAGTGATCCGGGATCCTAAACTGGAGATACTTGGTTCGTTGTCTGAACAAATATCCACACTCCACCTTGGAAAACCAC TTCTCCAGAAGATGATTGCTGTCAGCTTGACAACCAAAATGCACTCAATGAAGATTTTGGTTCTTGACTCTATGGGCCCTAATCTGGGCGTGCTTGTTGACTTTTTGAAGTGCTTCCCCTGCTTGGAGAAGCTCTATGTCATT TTGAATCGGCACAAGGATGTAAATTATGTGTGGAAGCATGGTCCATTGGATCCAGTTCGGTGTCTTGAGCTCCATCTAAAAAAAGTGGTGTTGAAGAATTACAATGGTGACAGGAGGGCATTTACTAACCTTGCTAAGTTCTTTATTTTGAATGCAAAAGTGCTGAAAGAAATGGAAATCGGATTCTTTCAAATTGGCAACGAAGAATGGGTTTGTTGTCAACATAGGCAACTACAAGTTGAGAATAGAGCTTCTCAAGGCGCTCGaattgaactaaaagatgatatGGACCTGAAATTCACTGACCGTGTGCATACCCATAATTTCTCAATTGCTGATCCCTTTGACAGATCCTTGTGTGGATGCTCCAAGTGTGTTAGGGAGCCCTTCTGA